One window from the genome of Aeromonas sp. FDAARGOS 1405 encodes:
- a CDS encoding ATP-binding protein, with the protein MKGIFTLRGLRPQLMLAFFMLGMVPFLVITLFFLYSHGKDLTTQTSNHLVSVRNIKKSQLEDYFNNLKEQIINFSQQDFAGNSIGRFYGFTGAFEKLGTTPQEARSRAQARYLPGSWDQLRKPDSQVEIEPSITALILADEMYGRVHQRFHRGYADMVRKSNYSDIFLVDLNGDVVYSVTKHPNFATNLLSGPYQGSGLGQTFAKIKRRLDGGQKPQQIFEFTDFGRNELTGQVVAYMAAPVMQYDYVRGVVIFELLPDKLNQIMAEREGLGETGETILIGPDKRMRADAWLAPQFSVENSFSPNFRPLQTPLITKTLSGEQGVGLFHSYQDDEVLAAYTQVKVFDTEWAFIAEISTREAYAPIRQLETLVIVLGAGSVLLLILFSRWLSHSITAPLRSLTEAAEQVADGALDHPIAIERTGDDIDRLAEAFRHMQRSVKDKIELIEQQTQELQQQVKLTHKQNLSLQQADKLKDELLANTSHELRTPIHGIKGMAESMLASQQDLTEGQQKQLGLIIKSADGLARLVDDLLDYHQMRYGQLEIHSQPVSSKGVIRLVLDLCQHLVQAKPLTLVDISPAELPPVLADEQRLEQVLYNLVGNAIKYTPQGKVVLSAIVENNFLRIKVTDTGIGIAPDHLEHIFEPLVQMSPEVSKQGAGLGLSITRQLVHLMGGELFVESEPSVGSTFAFTLPLATGKAANLTLDSRQIEHQLVRQQPLILPDWESDDLPPPPEGAPLILVVDDEPINLHILRHLLQPCGYRILPSSDGHDALAKLAEEQVDLILLDVMMPTLSGFDVCRRLRQQHPKDMLPVLLLTALNQPKDIEEGFGAGANDYLVKPFCKEELFARVKALLEAKAGRASLVENRLLKQEIEHRLTLQDRLHQDQQRLLALLGEGADPMIFIDEQGTVLFASRVLARLLGQEPEAMEGQPLNEWLATPLQHQWPDLASEREHNLEFLVAGQKDVLNARALPIALGGQAAFALTLSTELRQDENRVMALENALKNLSRQAIIEDEQLLGELSRLGGEFRSLADDLIRQQDDEPLRRALVETMQLTLDAWQQGTGKGKIVLAEKSKLWRVYMDRSSPQTRTLDKYLSLDTLPKSPRWKTVVATTEYVLGHCPLNDHQRQQLQHSAQTLRQLANRKP; encoded by the coding sequence ATGAAAGGGATCTTCACGCTTCGTGGGCTCAGGCCGCAGTTAATGCTGGCTTTTTTCATGTTGGGCATGGTGCCCTTTTTGGTCATCACCCTCTTCTTCCTATACAGCCACGGCAAGGATCTCACCACCCAGACCTCCAACCATCTGGTCTCCGTTCGTAATATCAAGAAGAGTCAGCTCGAGGATTACTTCAACAACCTCAAAGAGCAGATCATCAACTTCTCCCAGCAGGATTTTGCCGGCAACAGTATCGGCCGTTTCTATGGCTTTACCGGCGCCTTCGAGAAGTTGGGCACCACACCGCAGGAGGCCCGCAGCCGTGCTCAGGCCCGCTATCTGCCAGGCTCCTGGGATCAACTGCGCAAACCGGACAGTCAAGTAGAGATCGAACCCTCCATCACGGCGCTGATCCTCGCCGACGAGATGTATGGCCGGGTGCACCAGCGCTTTCATCGCGGCTATGCCGACATGGTGCGCAAGTCTAACTACAGCGACATCTTTCTGGTGGACCTCAACGGTGATGTGGTCTATTCGGTCACCAAGCACCCTAACTTTGCCACCAATCTGCTCTCCGGCCCCTATCAGGGCAGTGGCTTGGGCCAGACCTTTGCCAAGATCAAACGGCGCCTCGATGGTGGCCAGAAACCACAGCAGATCTTCGAGTTCACCGATTTTGGCCGCAACGAGCTGACCGGGCAGGTGGTCGCCTACATGGCAGCCCCCGTGATGCAATACGACTATGTGCGCGGGGTGGTGATTTTCGAGCTGTTGCCGGACAAGCTCAACCAGATCATGGCGGAGCGGGAGGGGCTGGGCGAGACCGGCGAAACCATACTGATCGGCCCGGACAAGCGGATGCGCGCCGATGCCTGGCTGGCACCACAGTTCAGCGTCGAGAACAGCTTCAGCCCCAATTTCCGGCCGCTGCAAACGCCCCTCATCACCAAGACTCTCTCCGGCGAGCAGGGGGTCGGGCTGTTCCACTCCTATCAGGATGACGAGGTGCTGGCTGCCTACACCCAGGTGAAGGTGTTCGATACCGAGTGGGCCTTTATCGCCGAGATCTCCACCCGGGAAGCCTATGCCCCGATCCGCCAGCTGGAAACCCTGGTGATTGTGCTGGGTGCAGGCTCGGTGCTGCTGCTGATCCTCTTCTCCCGCTGGCTCTCCCACTCCATCACGGCGCCGCTGCGATCCCTGACCGAAGCAGCCGAGCAGGTGGCCGACGGCGCGCTGGATCACCCCATCGCCATCGAGCGCACCGGCGATGATATCGACCGGCTGGCCGAAGCGTTTCGCCATATGCAGCGCTCGGTGAAGGACAAGATCGAACTGATCGAACAGCAGACCCAGGAGCTGCAACAGCAGGTCAAACTGACCCACAAGCAGAACCTTAGCCTGCAGCAAGCGGACAAACTCAAGGATGAACTGCTGGCCAACACCTCCCACGAGCTGCGTACCCCCATTCACGGCATCAAGGGGATGGCCGAGTCCATGCTCGCCAGCCAGCAGGATTTGACCGAAGGGCAGCAAAAACAGCTCGGCCTCATCATCAAGAGCGCCGACGGCCTGGCCCGTCTGGTTGACGATCTGCTGGACTACCACCAGATGCGCTACGGCCAGCTGGAGATCCACTCACAACCCGTCTCATCAAAAGGGGTTATCCGGCTGGTGCTGGATCTCTGCCAGCATCTTGTGCAGGCCAAACCCCTCACTCTGGTGGATATCAGCCCGGCCGAACTGCCGCCGGTGCTGGCCGACGAGCAGCGGCTCGAACAGGTGCTCTACAACCTGGTGGGTAACGCCATCAAGTACACGCCGCAGGGCAAGGTGGTGCTCAGTGCCATCGTCGAGAACAACTTCCTGCGCATCAAGGTCACGGATACCGGCATCGGCATCGCCCCCGATCATCTGGAACACATCTTCGAGCCGCTGGTGCAGATGAGCCCGGAGGTAAGCAAGCAGGGGGCTGGCCTTGGCCTCTCCATCACCCGCCAGCTGGTGCACCTGATGGGGGGCGAGCTGTTTGTCGAGAGCGAGCCGAGCGTTGGCTCTACCTTCGCCTTTACCCTGCCCCTTGCCACCGGCAAAGCGGCCAATCTGACTCTCGACAGCCGCCAGATCGAGCATCAGCTGGTGCGCCAGCAACCTCTGATCCTGCCGGACTGGGAGAGCGACGATCTGCCCCCTCCCCCCGAGGGTGCGCCGCTCATTCTGGTGGTGGATGACGAGCCCATCAACCTGCACATCCTGCGCCATCTGCTGCAGCCCTGCGGCTACCGCATCCTGCCCAGCAGCGACGGTCACGATGCGCTGGCCAAGCTGGCCGAGGAGCAGGTGGATCTCATCCTGCTCGATGTGATGATGCCCACCCTCTCCGGTTTTGACGTCTGCCGCCGCCTGCGCCAGCAGCACCCGAAAGATATGCTGCCGGTGCTGCTGCTCACCGCCCTCAACCAACCCAAAGATATCGAGGAGGGCTTCGGGGCCGGTGCCAACGACTATCTGGTCAAACCCTTCTGCAAAGAAGAGCTGTTTGCCCGGGTCAAGGCACTGCTGGAGGCCAAGGCCGGACGCGCCTCGCTGGTAGAGAACCGGCTATTGAAGCAGGAGATCGAACATCGCCTCACCCTGCAGGATCGACTGCATCAGGATCAGCAGCGGCTGCTGGCCCTGCTCGGCGAAGGGGCCGACCCCATGATCTTTATCGACGAGCAGGGCACAGTGCTGTTTGCCTCGCGGGTGCTGGCGCGCCTGCTGGGACAGGAGCCGGAAGCCATGGAGGGGCAGCCCCTCAATGAGTGGCTCGCCACCCCGCTGCAACATCAGTGGCCCGACCTTGCCAGCGAACGGGAACACAATCTGGAATTTTTGGTGGCCGGGCAAAAAGATGTGCTCAACGCCCGTGCCCTGCCCATCGCGCTCGGAGGACAGGCAGCTTTCGCCCTCACTCTGAGTACCGAGCTGCGTCAGGATGAGAACCGGGTAATGGCGCTGGAGAACGCCCTCAAGAACCTCTCGCGGCAAGCCATCATCGAAGATGAACAGCTGCTGGGCGAGCTGAGCCGCCTGGGTGGCGAGTTCCGTTCGCTGGCCGACGACCTCATTCGCCAGCAGGATGACGAGCCGCTGCGCCGTGCGCTGGTAGAGACCATGCAGCTCACCCTGGATGCCTGGCAGCAGGGGACCGGCAAGGGCAAAATTGTGCTGGCAGAGAAGAGCAAGCTGTGGCGGGTCTATATGGACAGATCCAGCCCGCAGACCCGTACCCTCGACAAATACCTGAGTCTGGACACCCTGCCCAAGTCGCCACGCTGGAAGACGGTGGTGGCCACCACCGAGTATGTGCTGGGCCACTGCCCGCTCAATGACCACCAGCGCCAGCAGTTGCAGCACAGCGCACAGACCCTGCGTCAACTCGCCAACCGCAAACCGTGA
- a CDS encoding YbfA family protein: protein MFHPFSLTQIILRRIYVLLVGILAFPVMLFRSDRARFYSYLHRIWNKTSTKPVWLKMSERGERIFY, encoded by the coding sequence ATGTTTCATCCCTTTTCCCTGACTCAGATTATTCTTCGTCGCATTTATGTATTGCTGGTGGGCATTCTGGCTTTCCCCGTGATGCTGTTTCGCAGCGATCGTGCCCGCTTCTACAGCTATCTGCACCGGATCTGGAACAAAACCAGTACCAAACCGGTGTGGCTCAAAATGAGCGAGCGTGGCGAGCGGATCTTCTACTAA
- a CDS encoding DUF2282 domain-containing protein encodes MNVKKSTAIASAMTGLLALGAQFIAAPAMAADEKEKCYGVVKASKNDCATKSSSCAGTAKEDAQGDAFVVMPKGLCEKLVGGSLQPK; translated from the coding sequence ATGAATGTTAAAAAAAGCACTGCTATCGCCTCCGCCATGACCGGTCTGCTGGCGCTGGGCGCCCAGTTTATCGCGGCACCAGCAATGGCTGCCGATGAAAAGGAGAAGTGCTACGGCGTGGTCAAGGCCAGCAAAAATGACTGTGCGACCAAGAGCAGCTCCTGCGCCGGTACTGCCAAGGAAGATGCTCAGGGTGATGCCTTTGTGGTGATGCCCAAAGGGCTGTGCGAGAAGCTGGTCGGCGGTTCGCTGCAACCCAAGTAA
- a CDS encoding DUF692 domain-containing protein: MNPLIGIGLRTPHYDEIRQTLPAVGWLEVHSENYFEWHSHGFQVLAELAQHYPVSLHGVGMSLGSADPLDPHHLQQLSTLAAAIKPVRISEHLSWGSIGGRYFNDLLPVPYTRASLRNMSDKIQQVQQTLGCRMLIENPSSYLQLPGEMSEWEFLAELQQRSECGILLDLNNLYVSAFNHGFSCDEYLAAIDLATVGEIHLAGYTEKQLPEGSLYIDTHSVPVVEPVWELYRQICRKQAIPTLIEWDLEIPPLSVLLAEAAKAGAILDEARAMSAPREVAHG; this comes from the coding sequence ATGAACCCTTTGATTGGTATCGGATTACGCACTCCCCATTACGATGAGATCCGGCAAACCCTGCCGGCAGTCGGTTGGCTGGAGGTGCACAGTGAAAATTACTTCGAATGGCACAGTCACGGTTTTCAGGTGCTCGCCGAACTGGCGCAGCACTACCCCGTCAGTCTTCACGGCGTTGGCATGTCCCTCGGTTCTGCCGACCCGCTCGATCCGCACCATCTGCAGCAGTTGTCGACACTGGCCGCGGCGATCAAACCGGTACGGATCTCCGAACATCTCAGCTGGGGCAGCATTGGTGGGCGTTACTTCAACGATCTGCTGCCGGTGCCCTATACCCGAGCCTCCCTGCGCAACATGAGCGACAAGATCCAGCAGGTACAACAGACCCTGGGTTGCCGCATGTTGATTGAAAATCCCTCCTCCTATCTGCAACTGCCCGGGGAGATGAGCGAGTGGGAATTTCTGGCCGAGCTGCAGCAGCGCAGCGAATGTGGCATCCTGCTCGACCTCAACAATCTCTATGTCAGTGCCTTCAATCACGGTTTCTCTTGCGATGAGTATCTGGCGGCGATCGATCTCGCCACCGTCGGGGAGATCCATCTGGCCGGTTATACCGAGAAACAGCTGCCGGAAGGCTCCCTCTATATCGATACCCACAGCGTCCCTGTGGTGGAGCCGGTCTGGGAACTCTATCGCCAGATCTGCCGCAAGCAGGCCATTCCCACCCTGATTGAGTGGGACCTCGAGATCCCGCCGCTGTCGGTCTTGCTGGCAGAGGCGGCGAAGGCCGGCGCCATTCTGGATGAGGCGCGTGCCATGAGTGCACCACGGGAGGTGGCCCATGGCTGA
- a CDS encoding DNA-binding domain-containing protein yields MAELAQLQQHFADGLLGAPDAISPHISSRLFSAESVLQVYRNHFILSLGEVLASSYPAVKAMVGDDFFAAAARGFVLAEPLREGSVMHYGAGFGQWLARLPTTTGLPWLEALAQFEWQLERASLLPLESRCWPAERLAALSPQQWERLRLLPATDLLLVASDYPVLALWQMALHCGEAVEVLDVPVWLALKKQPDCRVAPLPLTAGEWALLQDCLAGTALVDLLAADPAASEHLTRLITLGLLVDMEVMP; encoded by the coding sequence ATGGCTGAACTGGCACAGCTGCAACAGCACTTTGCCGATGGTCTGCTGGGGGCGCCTGACGCCATTTCCCCTCACATCAGCTCCCGGCTCTTTTCTGCCGAATCTGTGCTGCAGGTCTATCGCAACCACTTCATCCTGAGCCTTGGCGAGGTGCTGGCGAGCAGTTATCCCGCCGTCAAGGCTATGGTCGGGGATGACTTTTTTGCAGCGGCGGCCCGTGGCTTCGTATTGGCCGAGCCGCTCAGGGAAGGGAGCGTCATGCATTATGGTGCCGGATTTGGCCAATGGTTGGCCCGCTTGCCGACTACAACCGGGCTGCCCTGGCTGGAGGCGCTGGCTCAGTTCGAATGGCAGCTTGAGCGTGCCAGTCTGCTGCCGCTGGAATCACGCTGCTGGCCAGCCGAGCGTCTGGCCGCATTATCGCCGCAACAATGGGAGCGGCTGCGGCTGTTGCCAGCCACGGATCTGCTGCTGGTTGCCAGCGATTATCCGGTGCTGGCCCTGTGGCAGATGGCGCTGCACTGTGGTGAAGCGGTGGAGGTGCTTGATGTCCCCGTCTGGTTGGCACTGAAGAAACAGCCGGATTGCCGGGTTGCCCCCTTGCCCCTGACGGCGGGTGAGTGGGCGCTGCTACAGGATTGTCTCGCTGGTACGGCGCTGGTCGATCTGCTTGCGGCCGACCCTGCGGCCAGTGAACATCTCACTCGCCTGATAACCCTTGGTCTGCTGGTGGATATGGAGGTAATGCCATGA